One Peromyscus leucopus breed LL Stock chromosome 2, UCI_PerLeu_2.1, whole genome shotgun sequence DNA window includes the following coding sequences:
- the LOC114703204 gene encoding prostate-associated microseminoprotein, protein MALRMLWAGQGKGILGGWRIIGLVVSLLLQHPGVNSKCYFQAQAPCRYDGKFFTLGESWLRKDCFHCTCLHPVGVGCCDTSQHPIDFPAECEVRQEAGTCQFSLVQKSDPRLPCKGGGPDLEWGSANTPVPGAPAPHSS, encoded by the exons ATGGCACTAAGGATGCTCTGGGCTGGACAGGGCAAGGGGATCctgggaggctggaggatcatcGGCTTGGTGGTGTCTCTGCTCCTGCAGCACCCGGGAGTTAACAGCAAGTGTTACTTCCAAGCTCAAG CCCCCTGCCGCTATGACGGGAAGTTCTTCACTCTGGGCGAATCCTGGCTCCGCAAGGACTGTTTCCATTGTACCTGTCTGCATCCTGTTGGTGTGGGCTGCTGTGACAC GTCTCAGCATCCCATTGACTTCCCCGCTGAGTGTGAAGTACGCCAGGAGGCAGGAACCTGTCAGTTCTCTCTGGTGCAAAAATCTGACCCTCGGCTGCCCTGCAAAGGGGGAGGACCCGACCTCGAATGGGGCTCAGCTAACACCCCTGTTCCTGGGGCTCCTGCTCCCCACTCCAGCTAA